The Prosthecobacter fusiformis sequence CTGGCTCAAAGAGTGGCCAAAGAACGGGGAGCCAGGCTAGGAGGAGAGGTGGGCTACCAGGTGCGGTTTGACAACGTGACCTCCCGCGATACCCGACTGATTTATGTGACAGAAGGGGTGATGCTGCGCCTGCTGATGGAAGACCCGGAGCTGGCCAAAATAGGCTGCATTGTCATTGATGAATTTCATGAGCGGCATCTGGATGGTGATCTGGTGCTGGCCTGGGCCATCGCCCTGCAACGGGCACGGCGGCCGGATTTAAAAATCATCGTCATGTCCGCGACGCTGACGCCAGGACCGCTGACGGAATTCATGCAGCCGGTGGAACTGCTGGAATCCAAAGGCCGCACCTACCCCGTGCAGGTGCGCTATCAGACACCTAACAAAAACGTGCGTACGAATGAGCTGGAGCCTGTGTGGGAGCAGGCAGCGCGGGCCTGCGAAGCGCTGGCCGGGGAGCTGGGCAGCAGCGGGGACATCCTGGTCTTCATGCCGGGGGCGTTCGAGATCCGCAAGACGATGATGGCGCTGCAAGGCCGCAGTTTTGCCAAAGGCAGGCGCATCGTCGCCCTGCATGGAGAGCTATCTCCGCAGGATCAGGATGCTGCTGTGACTCCAGGGGAGCAGCCGAAGATCATCGTCAGCACGAACGTGGCCGAAACATCCCTGACCATCGAAGGCGTGCGGGCGGTGGTGGATGCTGGGCTGGCGCGCATCGCCAGCTATGATCCGCGCCGTGGCATCAATACGCTGACGATCCAGAAGATCAGCCGGGCAAGTGCGGAGCAGCGGGCTGGACGCGCAGGGCGCCTGGGGCCGGGCATCGCCCTGCGGCTGTGGGCTGAGCGTGAGCACATCCACCGTGCTGAAAGTGAAGCGCCGGAAATTCAACGCCTGGAGTTAGGCGAGGCGCTTCTGGCTCTGCATGTGGCCTCTGGTAAGGCAAAGCTGGACATCGAGTGGTTCGAGAAACCAGCGGAGGCGGCTTTGGCGCGGGCTGAGGGCCTGCTGCACGATCTGGGAGCCATCGCCGGAGGACGGCTGACGCAGACGGGGCTGAAGATGTCCGCCTTTCCCACACATCCCCGTTTTTCACGCATGTTGTTAGCCGCCTCTGAGAACGGCTGCGTACGGGAGGCCGCGCTGTGTGCTGCCATCGCCCAAGGGCGGGACATCCTCATGGTGGGGAAGAACAATGCCTCGCACAAAAACGAGGACTTCTGGGAGCCAGGGGACCTCACTGAATTTCAGGCTCTGCTGCGTGCCTTTATCCGGGCGGAGGCGATGAACTTTGATCCCCAAGCCTGCATTCCACTGAATGTTCATGCGATGGCATCGCGCGAAGCGGCCCGCAGTTACGACCAGTTCCTGCGTCTGGCCCAGCGTGCCGGGCTGGTCATCAATGATGAAGTGGCCCCGGCGGAATCTTTGGCGAAAACTTTGTTAGCCGCCTTCAGCGACCACCTGGGAGTTGAGACCAGCAGCGGCAGCCGTATCTATCGTGTGGCCGGGGGTTACAGTGGAAACTTGGCCAAGGATGCGCACATCAAGCCGCCGCGCCTGCTGGTGGCGGCGGAGATCACGGAGGTGCAGGGAAAGGCCCTGACGGTGCAGCTCAATCTGGTGACCAAAGTGGAGGAGGAATGGCTGAGGGAGATGTTCCCAGACGACTTCGTGACGGGCAAGCGGGCGCAATACGATGCCATCAACCGCCGAGTGATGAACCTGGAGGTGGTACGCTTCCGCAGCCTGGTGCTGAGCAGCCGGGAAAAGGGGGAGCCTGATCACAACACGGCGGCCACTTTGCTGGCGGATGAGGTCATCGCCGGGAGGCTGACGCTGACGCTCTGGAACGAGCGCGTGGAGCAGTGGATCACCCGTGTGAACTGCCTGGCCAAATGGATGCCTGATCTGGAAATCGCCCCCATTACGGAAGAGGACCGGCGTATCATCATCGAGCAGGTCTGCCATGGAGCCACAGCTTACCGGCAGCTCAAGGACAAGGATGTTTTCCCTGCCCTGCATCAATGGCTGAGCCATGCCCAGCGAGATCTTTTGGACCGTTACGCGCCGGAGAGGCTGAACCTGAAGAACGGTAAGACGGCCCGCATTGTTTACGATGAAAAGCAGCCGCCGAGCGTCAGCGTGGTGCTGCAGCAGATGTATGACGTGAACGAAAACCCGAAGGTGGCCCATGGCCGCGTGACGGTCACCGTGCATCTGCTTTCCCCTGCCCAACGGCCGATCCAGACCACGGGTGACATTGGCCGATTCTGGAAAGAGAGCTACCCGGCGGTGCGCACGCAGCTACGCGGACGGTATCCGCGGCATGAGTGGCGTTAGGAGAGGTATGCAGTTCAGCCTTCGGTTTTCAGTATTCAGAATGCATCCACATTGTGCTGTGTCTCTTTATTGCTGATGCTGAACGCTGCCCTCAACTGACCATCTCCAGAAAGATTTCTTCCAGATTTAGACCCTGCTTTTCCTGAGCGGCGTGGAGTTCTTTGAGGGTACCGACGAAGAGGAGCTTACCGCGGTGGATGATGCCGATGCGGTCGGCGACTTCTTCGGCGATGTTTAGCAGGTGGGTGCTCATGAGGACGGTGGCTCCGGCCTGGGTCTGGCGTTTGAGTTCTTCCTTTACCACGCGGGCGTGAATGGGGTCCAGACCGACCATAGGTTCATCAATCACGAAGACCTTCGGCTCATGCAAAAGGGCGCTGACGATGGCCAGGCGCTGGCGTGTGCCGTGGCTGAGGTTTTCGATCCGCTGGCCGCAGTGCTCATGCAAGCCAAATTGGGTAAACAATGCCTTGGTACGAGCCGCCGCATGGTGCAGGTCCATCTCGAAAAGCTCGGCGATGAAGTGCATGAACTCGGGCGCATTGAGCTTTTCATAAAACACGGCCACATCTGGGACGTAGCCGAGCAGGGATTTGGCTTTTAGCGGTTCCTTTTGAATATCGATGCCGCAGATGTGCACGCTGCCGCTCATGGGCTTCATGAGGCCGGTCAGCAGCTTGATGGCGGTGGTCTTGCCTGCACCATTGGGTCCCAGAAAGGCGAAGAGCTCCCCTGGCCGGATCTCCAGCGAGAGGCTGTCGAGCGCCTTGAGTTCGCCGTAATGCATGCTGAGATTTTCGATCTGGATCATGAGGATTTATACAGTTTTCAGCGGCCAGTGTTCACTATTCAGCTCAGGTGACATTTGCATACCAATACTTTCTTTCTGGCCAATCTCTTCCGCCCGCCCATCATAGACGTGCTTTATGAAAATCGTTTTGCTTGATGCCTATACCGCGAACCCCGGAGATGTCTCCTGGTCCCCCCTTGAATCCCTGGGCGAATGCGCCTTCCACGACCGTACGCCAGTGGCGGAAACGGTAGCCCGCTGTGCCGGTGCGGAGGTGATCATCACCAACAAGGCCCCTGTGACGCGTGAGATCATCGCAGCCCTGCCGGACCTGAAATACATCGGAGTGACGGCTACGGGCTATAACATCGTGGACGTGGTGGCCGCCAAGGAGCGCGGCATCGTTGTCACGAATGTGCCAGGATACAGTTCACCCGCCGTGGCCCAGCTCGTCTTTGCCCTGCTGCTGGAACTGACGAATAACGTGGGGCATCATGCCCGGAGTGTGAGTGAGGGCCGCTGGCAGTCATGCCCGGACTTTTCCTACTGGGACAGCCCGATCATCGAACTGAGCGGCCGCACGCTCGGCATCATCGGATATGGTGACATCGGCAGTGCGGTGGGTCGCATCGCGACTGCTTTTGGCATGAAAGTGCTGGCCAGCAAACGCGACTGGAAGACACCGCCGCCGGAGGGTGTGACCCCAGCTAGCATTGACGAGGTCTTTGCTCAGAGCGATGCCATTTCCCTGCACTGCCCGTTGACGGATGCCACCAAGTTTCTGGTTTGTGAGCGCACGATCAGCCTGATGAAAAAGAGTGCCTACCTGATCAATACGGGGCGTGGCCCGCTGGTGGACGAGGCTGCGCTGGCGCAGGCTCTCAATGAGGGGCGCATCGCCGGAGCAGGTCTGGATGTGATCTCGGTAGAACCGCCGAAAGATGGCAATCCACTCATCGGGGCTAAGAACTGTCTCGTCACCCCACACATCGGCTGGGCTAGCCGTGAGGCGCGCGTGCGCTTGATCGAAGCGACGGCGGCGAATCTGCGGGCCTTCGTGGATGGCAAGCCGGTGAATGTGGTGGGGTGATGCCAAGGCGAAGGAAGTGGGGGTGATTCGCCCCCACTTGGATGTCACCTTTAATCGGGGCGAGACGCCCCGACTCCTTGTTCCACTTCCAACGGTCGGGCGAGACGCCACGAGTCCTTGGGCTACTTAGATGGCGGGCACGTCCAGCCACTTGCGCTCGGCCCAGCTTTGCAGACCGAGTTCGGCAAGCTGGACGCCTTTAGCTCCTTCACGCAAGGTCCAGCGGAAGGGGGTATCCAGCGCGACATGCTTGATGAACAGCTCCCACTGAATCTTGAAGGCATTGTCATACTCAGCCGTATCCGGCACTTCCTGCCAGTGGTTGAAATGGTTGATAGGGCTGTCGATGTCAGGATTCCACACTGGTTTTGGAGTGCCTGCCATGGACTGGAACCAGCACTTGCGCAGGCCCACCATGGCGGAGCCGTGGGTGCCATCCACCTGAAGGGTCAGCAGGTCATCACGACGCACACGGACGTTCCATGAACTGTTGAACTGGCAGACGACATCCTCCGCCGTTTCAAAGGTGGCATAGCAACTATCATCGGTGTCGCACTGGTAGGTCTGCCCCTTTTCATCCACTCGCTGAGGGATGTGAGTGGCACCGAGGCAGGAGACGGCCTTCACCTCGCCGAACAAATTATCAATCACATAACGCCAGTGGCAGAGCATGTCCACGATAATGCCGCCACCGTCGCCCTTGCGATAATTCCATGAGGGGCGCTGGGCTGGCTGGCCTTCATGCTCACCCGTGAAAACCCAATATCCAAATTCTCCACGCACGCTGAGAATGCGGCCAAAGAAACCTTGGGACTTCAGCAGGGCCAGTTTGCGCAAGCCGGGGAGCCAAAGCTTGTCCTGCACGACACCATTTTTGATGCCTGCTTTTTCACATACCTCAGCGAGACGAAGCGCCTCCTTGGTTTCCACCGCGGTGGGTTTTTCACAGTAGATGGACTTGCCTGCTGCGGCAGCCATCTCAACAAAACGCGCACGATGCAGGGTGCCGGAGGCATCAAAGAAGATGGGGTAAGCAGGGTCTGCGAGCACGGCCTCAAGGTCAGTGCTGGTTTTGAGAGGTCCGGT is a genomic window containing:
- a CDS encoding D-2-hydroxyacid dehydrogenase codes for the protein MKIVLLDAYTANPGDVSWSPLESLGECAFHDRTPVAETVARCAGAEVIITNKAPVTREIIAALPDLKYIGVTATGYNIVDVVAAKERGIVVTNVPGYSSPAVAQLVFALLLELTNNVGHHARSVSEGRWQSCPDFSYWDSPIIELSGRTLGIIGYGDIGSAVGRIATAFGMKVLASKRDWKTPPPEGVTPASIDEVFAQSDAISLHCPLTDATKFLVCERTISLMKKSAYLINTGRGPLVDEAALAQALNEGRIAGAGLDVISVEPPKDGNPLIGAKNCLVTPHIGWASREARVRLIEATAANLRAFVDGKPVNVVG
- the hrpB gene encoding ATP-dependent helicase HrpB encodes the protein MSAPALPIFEIRDAVVSCLHDPKVPNMLIKAPTGSGKSTQVPQFVLDAGILKEGQRCIVLQPRRIAARMLAQRVAKERGARLGGEVGYQVRFDNVTSRDTRLIYVTEGVMLRLLMEDPELAKIGCIVIDEFHERHLDGDLVLAWAIALQRARRPDLKIIVMSATLTPGPLTEFMQPVELLESKGRTYPVQVRYQTPNKNVRTNELEPVWEQAARACEALAGELGSSGDILVFMPGAFEIRKTMMALQGRSFAKGRRIVALHGELSPQDQDAAVTPGEQPKIIVSTNVAETSLTIEGVRAVVDAGLARIASYDPRRGINTLTIQKISRASAEQRAGRAGRLGPGIALRLWAEREHIHRAESEAPEIQRLELGEALLALHVASGKAKLDIEWFEKPAEAALARAEGLLHDLGAIAGGRLTQTGLKMSAFPTHPRFSRMLLAASENGCVREAALCAAIAQGRDILMVGKNNASHKNEDFWEPGDLTEFQALLRAFIRAEAMNFDPQACIPLNVHAMASREAARSYDQFLRLAQRAGLVINDEVAPAESLAKTLLAAFSDHLGVETSSGSRIYRVAGGYSGNLAKDAHIKPPRLLVAAEITEVQGKALTVQLNLVTKVEEEWLREMFPDDFVTGKRAQYDAINRRVMNLEVVRFRSLVLSSREKGEPDHNTAATLLADEVIAGRLTLTLWNERVEQWITRVNCLAKWMPDLEIAPITEEDRRIIIEQVCHGATAYRQLKDKDVFPALHQWLSHAQRDLLDRYAPERLNLKNGKTARIVYDEKQPPSVSVVLQQMYDVNENPKVAHGRVTVTVHLLSPAQRPIQTTGDIGRFWKESYPAVRTQLRGRYPRHEWR
- a CDS encoding ABC transporter ATP-binding protein codes for the protein MIQIENLSMHYGELKALDSLSLEIRPGELFAFLGPNGAGKTTAIKLLTGLMKPMSGSVHICGIDIQKEPLKAKSLLGYVPDVAVFYEKLNAPEFMHFIAELFEMDLHHAAARTKALFTQFGLHEHCGQRIENLSHGTRQRLAIVSALLHEPKVFVIDEPMVGLDPIHARVVKEELKRQTQAGATVLMSTHLLNIAEEVADRIGIIHRGKLLFVGTLKELHAAQEKQGLNLEEIFLEMVS
- a CDS encoding Gfo/Idh/MocA family protein, with protein sequence MSIQRIGIILNGVTGRMGTNQHLVRSILAIIRQGGIKVSDDLTLMPDPILTGRSASKLQDLAAKHSCEKTGPLKTSTDLEAVLADPAYPIFFDASGTLHRARFVEMAAAAGKSIYCEKPTAVETKEALRLAEVCEKAGIKNGVVQDKLWLPGLRKLALLKSQGFFGRILSVRGEFGYWVFTGEHEGQPAQRPSWNYRKGDGGGIIVDMLCHWRYVIDNLFGEVKAVSCLGATHIPQRVDEKGQTYQCDTDDSCYATFETAEDVVCQFNSSWNVRVRRDDLLTLQVDGTHGSAMVGLRKCWFQSMAGTPKPVWNPDIDSPINHFNHWQEVPDTAEYDNAFKIQWELFIKHVALDTPFRWTLREGAKGVQLAELGLQSWAERKWLDVPAI